A DNA window from Vigna angularis cultivar LongXiaoDou No.4 chromosome 1, ASM1680809v1, whole genome shotgun sequence contains the following coding sequences:
- the LOC108346956 gene encoding leucine-rich repeat extensin-like protein 6 → MKTPLLYHPLLSLQRSNFIWTTSKAFHQTIQLQMENTWILTFHLLLLLLLHSNAAKGAINVAVGVGGRGGIGVGIGIGNGGSGGNTAGPSGSSVSNLNNAFTALQAWKSAITDDPLKILDTWVGPNVCSYKGIFCSNSQDENGIATTASTESSVVAGIDLNHANLQGTLVKELSLLSDITLFHLNTNRLSGSVPESFRDLTSLQELDLSNNQLSGPFPTAILSMPSLVYLDLRYNDFSGQLPDELFNKKLDAIFLNNNNFGGEIPENLGNSPASVINLANNKLSGSIPFSFGFMSSRLKEILFLNNQLTGCIPQGVGIFTEMQVLDVSFNSLMGHLPDTMSCLQDIEVLNLANNKLSGELSDVVCSLRSLLNLTVAHNFFSGLSQECSRLFNVGFDFSDNCIPGRNMQRPQPECSGIPGGSLNCLRIPAPKPLVCATLAATLSNQANSSSSSP, encoded by the coding sequence ATGAAGACCCCATTACTGTACCACCCTCTCCTCTCCCTTCAACGTAGCAACTTTATTTGGACAACCTCAAAAGCCTTTCATCAAACAATTCAGCTACAAATGGAGAACACCTGGATCCTCACttttcaccttcttcttctcctcctgcTCCATTCAAATGCAGCAAAAGGGGCCATTAATGTGGCTGTCGGTGTTGGTGGAAGAGGTGGCATAGGTGTTGGCATTGGTATTGGCAATGGGGGTAGTGGTGGTAACACCGCAGGACCCTCTGGATCCTCAGTGTCAAACCTCAACAATGCTTTCACGGCCCTCCAAGCTTGGAAATCTGCCATAACTGATGACCCTTTGAAGATTTTGGACACTTGGGTTGGTCCCAATGTGTGTTCCTACAAAGGTATCTTCTGCTCGAATTCTCAGGACGAGAATGGAATTGCCACAACAGCATCTACCGAGTCTTCTGTTGTTGCTGGAATAGATCTCAACCATGCAAATCTCCAAGGGACTCTTGTCAAAGAACTATCTTTGCTATCAGATATCACTCTTTTCCATCTCAACACCAACAGGCTTTCTGGCTCAGTTCCTGAGTCTTTCAGAGACCTCACTTCCCTACAAGAGTTGGACCTCAGCAACAACCAACTCTCAGGACCTTTTCCCACTGCCATTCTGTCCATGCCAAGCCTCGTCTACTTGGACCTCAGATACAACGACTTCTCAGGGCAACTTCCCGATGAACTCTTCAACAAGAAACTCGATGCAATAttcctcaacaacaacaattttggGGGTGAAATTCCAGAGAATCTGGGAAATTCACCTGCCTCGGTGATCAACTTGGCCAACAACAAGTTGAGCGGAAGCATCCCTTTTAGCTTTGGCTTCATGAGTTCAAGACTGAAGGAGATTCTCTTCCTTAACAACCAGTTAACAGGTTGCATTCCTCAGGGAGTAGGGATCTTCACCGAGATGCAAGTGTTGGATGTGAGTTTCAACTCTCTGATGGGCCATTTGCCTGACACAATGAGTTGCTTGCAGGATATAGAGGTTCTCAATTTGGCAAATAACAAGCTCTCAGGGGAATTATCTGATGTGGTGTGCTCCTTGAGAAGCCTGTTGAATCTAACTGTTGCTCACAATTTCTTCTCTGGGCTGAGCCAGGAATGTTCAAGGCTATTCAATGTGGGGTTTGATTTCTCGGATAACTGTATACCTGGAAGGAATATGCAAAGACCACAACCAGAGTGTTCTGGGATCCCTGGAGGTAGTCTCAATTGTCTTAGAATCCCTGCTCCAAAGCCTCTTGTTTGTGCAACTCTGGCTGCAACTTTGTCCAACCAAGCAaactcatcttcctcttctcccTGA
- the LOC108346968 gene encoding uncharacterized protein LOC108346968, with protein sequence MDPCPFVRLIVESLALKLPSPTKPPPLSGVHPSSTPCFCKIRTNTFPTHTALLPLSASASTPDTTTSAPAFHLDPAALRRLSGKPLILVLSVYNGPMGRSCWVRGAKLLGRVHLTVNFSTALSHSNTFHSGWLNLAGPHTTSKPSAQLHLVVRSEPDPRFVFQFGGEPECSPVVFQIQGNIRQPVFSCKFSADRNYRSRSLPSDFTSNGSGWRRSSTADRERQGKERKGWMIMIHDLSGSPVAAASMVTPFVPSPGSDRVSRSNPGAWLILRPNGASVSSWKPWGRLEAWRERGPVDGLGYKVELFSDNGPANRIPIAEGTMSVKKGGQFCIDYKVMKDAGLGWRLPGAEGFVMGSTVDGEGKVSKPLVQVGAQHITCMPDAALFIALSAAIDLSMDACRLFSHKLRKELCHHEQNSLS encoded by the exons ATGGATCCTTGTCCCTTCGTGCGTCTCATAGTCGAATCTCTGGCTCTGAAACTTCCCTCTCCGACCAAACCTCCTCCACTCTCCGGCGTGCATCCCTCCTCCACCCCTTGCTTCTGCAAAATCCGCACCAACACCTTCCCCACCCATACGGCCCTCCTCCCTCTCTCTGCCTCGGCCTCCACCCCCGACACCACCACCTCCGCCCCAGCCTTCCACCTCGACCCCGCTGCCCTCCGCCGCCTCTCCGGAAAGCCTCTCATCCTCGTCCTCTCCGTCTACAACGGCCCAATGGGCCGTTCCTGCTGGGTGCGCGGCGCCAAGCTGTTGGGCCGGGTTCATCTCACCGTTAACTTCTCCACTGccctctctcactccaacaccTTCCACAGCGGCTGGCTCAACCTAGCCGGACCCCACACTACAAGCAAACCATCGGCCCAGCTTCACCTCGTCGTTCGGTCCGAACCGGATCCCCGGTTCGTCTTTCAATTCGGAGGCGAACCGGAGTGCAGCCCGGTTGTTTTCCAGATTCAGGGAAATATCCGACAACCCGTTTTCAGTTGCAAGTTCAGCGCCGATCGCAACTACAGATCCCG GTCTCTTCCGTCAGATTTTACAAGCAATGGAAGTGGGTGGAGAAGATCCTCCACAGCTGACAGAGAGCGTCAAGGGAAGGAGAGAAAGGGTTGGATGATAATGATTCACGATCTCTCAGGCTCGCCAGTAGCTGCAGCATCAATGGTGACACCATTTGTCCCATCCCCTGGCTCAGATCGCGTGTCTCGTTCAAACCCCGGAGCCTGGCTCATCCTCCGGCCCAACGGAGCCTCAGTGAGTAGCTGGAAGCCATGGGGTCGTCTCGAGGCGTGGCGAGAAAGAGGCCCTGTGGATGGGTTGGGCTACAAGGTTGAGCTTTTCTCTGACAATGGACCAGCCAACAGAATACCCATCGCTGAAGGCACAATGAGTGTGAAAAAGGGTGGCCAGTTCTGCATCGATTACAAGGTGATGAAGGATGCTGGGTTGGGTTGGAGGTTGCCAGGGGCAGAAGGGTTTGTGATGGGTTCAACTGTCGACGGTGAAGGCAAAGTTAGCAAGCCTCTCGTGCAGGTTGGTGCACAGCATATCACCTGCATGCCTGACGCTGCTCTCTTCATTGCGCTATCAGCTGCAATCGATCTCAGCATGGACGCATGCAGGCTTTTCTCGCATAAACTTAGAAAGGAGCTTTGCCACCATGAACAAAATTCCCTATCATAG